AAAGAGATAAACAAACTGAACGAGATTGTCATCCCATTCCTGGGAGAGAAAAACAAGACGGAGGTCACCCCCCTGGGAAAAGGCCATATCAATGATTCCTACAAGGTGGTTGCAGGTGAAAGTGAGTATGTGTTGCAACGCATCAATCATCATATCTTCCGGAATGTGGAGCAGTTGCAACAGAATATTTCCAGGGTAACCGGGCACATTCGGAAAAAGCTGGAAGAGAAAGGCCTCACTGATGTGGATCGGAGGGTGCTGACGCTTGTTCCCACGCAGGAAGGAGCGCTCTTTCACCGTGATGGCAACGGCGACTACTGGCGCATGATGCTCTTTATCGCAGAGAGTAAAAGTTATGATGAGATCAATCCGGAACTGGCCTATTGCGCCGGACAGGCCTTTGGTGAGTTCCAGCAGATGCTGGCCGACCTGCCGGGAGAGCCTCTCTTCGAGACCATCCCCAATTTCCACAACATGGAATCACGTCTGCAGACCTTTCGTGAGTCTGTAAAGGCTGACAGGGCCGGAAGGCTCAAAGAGGTGTCTCATCTGGTGG
This genomic window from Dysgonomonadaceae bacterium zrk40 contains:
- a CDS encoding aminoglycoside phosphotransferase family protein codes for the protein MKEINKLNEIVIPFLGEKNKTEVTPLGKGHINDSYKVVAGESEYVLQRINHHIFRNVEQLQQNISRVTGHIRKKLEEKGLTDVDRRVLTLVPTQEGALFHRDGNGDYWRMMLFIAESKSYDEINPELAYCAGQAFGEFQQMLADLPGEPLFETIPNFHNMESRLQTFRESVKADRAGRLKEVSHLVEEIEKRAEEMCKAERMHREGSLPKRTNHCDTKVNNILFDQQDEVLCVVDLDTVMPGYVLSDFGDFIRTGANNGAEDDQDLDNVSLNLPIFEGYARGYLQKAASFLTEVEIEHLAYGAKLLTYMQTVRFFSDYLDGDTYYKIAYPEHNLVRTKAQFKLLQSLEEHYDEMQRIVREAVVR